From the Anaeromyxobacter dehalogenans 2CP-1 genome, the window GCGCGCCGCGCACCTCGCGCGCCACCTTCGCGTCGAGCGGGACCGCCCGGACCGTCTCGCCGAAGTAGAACTGGTGCACGTCGCGGTAGAGCCGGGTGAGCTCGGCGATGGGCTGCGGATGGTCGTCCACGCGCAGGTCCACCCAGACGTCGCCGGAGCCGCCGTACCCGCCGCCCGGCTTCACCACCAGCAACGCGGCGCTCTCCATGCCGCGCCGGTCGCCGCCCGCCGCCTGCCCGGCCGCGAGCGCCGCGAGGAGGCGCTCGGCGAGCGGCTTGCCGGCGTCGCGCGCCGCCTGGTAGGCGCGGGCCATCGCCTCCGGGACCGCGCGGCCGGCGAGGATGTTCCCCTGCACCGAGAAGCCCGGGCCGGTGACGTGGCTGGCGTGGTCGAAGCACCGCGCGCCGGTGTACGCGGCCGCGTCGCCCTTCGCGTCCACCAGCCCGATCTGCCGGTCGGCGGCCTGCGGGTCCGCCGCCACGAGCCGCTTCACCACCTCCTCCGCGGGCACGCCCGCGGCCAGCAGCCGCAGCGCCTCCGCGCGCCACGCCTCGTTGGCGAGCGCCTGCGTCGCGACGCCGCCGACGCCGGCGCGCGCGGCGGGGACGAGCGCGCCCACCGCCGGGAACTTGGACTGCACCGCCACGCCGATCTGGCCGGTGGCCGGATCGGCGGCGACGATGCTGAAGGTGCCGAGCGCGAGCGCGAGCAGGGGGGCGATCACCGTGACCTCCAGGGTTGACGCGCCGCCCGGCGGGGCCGAAGGTAGCGCTCCTCGGGACGCCGGGCGGGAGGGAACGTGGCGAGGATCCTCGACAGGGCGCCGGACTTCAAGCTGCCGGCGGTGCGCGGACGGGGCGCGCCGGTGGAGGTCTCGCTGTCGGCGCTCGCCGGTCGCTGGGCGGTGCTGCTGTTCTACCCGCGCGACTTCACCGCCGTCTGCCCGACGGAGGTGCTGGAGCTCTCGAAGCGCATGCCGGAGCTGCGCGCGCTCGGCGCCGAGGCGATCGGCATCTCGGTGGACGACCTCGACACGCACCGTCGGTGGATCGAGGAGAAGCTGGGCG encodes:
- a CDS encoding DUF1028 domain-containing protein produces the protein MIAPLLALALGTFSIVAADPATGQIGVAVQSKFPAVGALVPAARAGVGGVATQALANEAWRAEALRLLAAGVPAEEVVKRLVAADPQAADRQIGLVDAKGDAAAYTGARCFDHASHVTGPGFSVQGNILAGRAVPEAMARAYQAARDAGKPLAERLLAALAAGQAAGGDRRGMESAALLVVKPGGGYGGSGDVWVDLRVDDHPQPIAELTRLYRDVHQFYFGETVRAVPLDAKVAREVRGALLRLGFLKAPAAPGGGAWDAASQQALEDFQGWENLEGRTRKDGTIDEVVLAHLRKVAARKR
- a CDS encoding peroxiredoxin; translation: MARILDRAPDFKLPAVRGRGAPVEVSLSALAGRWAVLLFYPRDFTAVCPTEVLELSKRMPELRALGAEAIGISVDDLDTHRRWIEEKLGEVAFPLAADPDRVVSRAYGALLEREGVAARATFVVDPEGVVQYAAFHNLRVGRSISEIVRVLEALETGEKAPAEWRPGAPTLGR